In Primulina eburnea isolate SZY01 chromosome 3, ASM2296580v1, whole genome shotgun sequence, one DNA window encodes the following:
- the LOC140825407 gene encoding uncharacterized protein yields MAIFPRISIFIFLFFVVLPFSQSFDANEGPYKELTSYGFPLGLLPTGVSSYTINRTSGRFSLNLGESCRVTLPPDNYLATYSPTITGKIVENRIAEIEGISVRAFFKWWGITGIRSSDQDLVFEVGVVTAKYPSKNFDRSPDCEGRRSASS; encoded by the coding sequence ATGGCTATATTTCCACGAATTTCCATATTCATCTTCCTCTTCTTCGTCGTCCTTCCATTCTCACAATCATTTGATGCGAATGAAGGTCCCTACAAGGAGTTGACGAGTTATGGCTTCCCATTGGGCCTTCTCCCCACAGGCGTCAGTTCCTACACCATTAACCGCACTTCCGGTAGGTTTTCCTTAAATTTGGGGGAATCTTGCCGTGTGACGCTACCTCCTGACAATTACCTGGCTACGTACTCCCCTACGATCACGGGGAAGATTGTTGAGAATCGGATTGCTGAGATTGAAGGGATCAGCGTCAGGGCGTTTTTCAAGTGGTGGGGTATCACTGGAATCAGATCTAGCGACCAGGATCTGGTGTTTGAGGTTGGCGTGGTTACTGCTAAGTATCCTTCCAAGAATTTCGATCGCTCCCCTGACTGCGAGGGACGCCGGTCGGCTTCTTCGTAA
- the LOC140825408 gene encoding protein SODIUM POTASSIUM ROOT DEFECTIVE 3-like, whose product MRKVLRYSRVLERLCLFSEADNDKSYDEHESKPLISASKVEVISGSPLKLKDLISGAPTLAFQLKPKIVVMKVSMHCNGCARKVEKHISKLEGVTSYQVDLETKMVVVSGDIVPFEVLESVSKVKNAQLWENNDP is encoded by the exons ATGAGAAAGGTGCTGCGTTACAGCAGAGTCCTGGAAAGATTGTGTCTGTTTTCGGAAGCCGATAATGACAAGTCTTACGATGAACATGAAAGTAAGCCATTGATTAGTGCAAGTAAAGTTGAAGTAATTTCAGGCTCACCATTGAAGCTCAAGGATCTTATCTCTGGAGCCCCTACCCTTGCCTTCCAGTTAAAGCCTAag ATAGTGGTGATGAAGGTTTCAATGCACTGCAATGGCTGCGCTAGGAAAGTAGAGAAGCATATTTCCAAGTTGGAAG GAGTGACATCATACCAAGTGGACTTGGAAACGAAGATGGTAGTGGTAAGTGGAGACATTGTTCCATTCGAAGTCTTGGAGAGTGTATCTAAAGTTAAAAATGCACAGCTTTGGGAAAATAACGACCCTTGA